From one Nocardioides sp. Kera G14 genomic stretch:
- a CDS encoding primary-amine oxidase, producing the protein MTLDTPIAPTDSPGAATSHPLDPLSGPEIERAAALTKADPRSTETLKFVMISLEEPAKPATLEFDPTDYPDRKAFVVAYDAAAKLITEVIVNLATGEVEGWTPVPGRFPSYLSDAMMGVELKVKEDERWQEAMRKRGVEDFDLVMVDPWPAGYMGPQDAFENSPTICRPLSFVRSAPGEHGYARPVEGVIVTYDMDAEKVIDVVDHGVVPLPPKSGNYSEHHGMFDPDNRPAFEGFRTDVKDIVITQPDGPSYTVDGYGVTWQKWAFRVAFNPREGLVLHTITYNDKGVERPIMYRAALSEMVVPYGDVAPTHWNKNVFDMGEVGMGMSANPLTLGCDCLGEIFYFDGIVNNSAGEAVTIPNAVCMHEEDFGIAWKHTDFRTEEVEVRRSRRLVISMICTVGNYEYGFFWYLYTDGSIEYEVKLSGVLTTGSWADEEKPKYGNLVAPGIYGPHHQHFFNVRMDMAIDGPNNTVYEIDSLVESADENPYNNAWYTQATPITSERDGARDWKWETNRYWKIASDKVNELGEKTAYKLEPRAVVAPFVQKGSYIYDRARFVQKPVWVTAYDPEEMYAAGDYMAQSADMQGLPVYLEDDAPLENTDVVLWYTLGTHHIVRPEDWPVMPVAYIGFHLKPVGFFDGNPALDLPPSTPAGGHCSMHHGHGAPIA; encoded by the coding sequence ATGACCCTCGACACCCCGATCGCCCCTACCGACAGCCCCGGCGCCGCGACCAGCCACCCGCTCGACCCGCTCTCGGGCCCCGAGATCGAGCGCGCCGCCGCCCTCACCAAGGCCGACCCGCGCTCGACCGAGACCCTGAAGTTCGTGATGATCTCGCTCGAGGAGCCCGCGAAGCCGGCCACGCTCGAGTTCGACCCCACCGACTACCCCGACCGCAAGGCCTTCGTCGTCGCGTACGACGCCGCCGCCAAGCTCATCACCGAGGTGATCGTCAATCTCGCGACCGGTGAGGTGGAGGGGTGGACGCCCGTGCCTGGCCGGTTCCCGTCGTACCTCTCCGACGCGATGATGGGCGTCGAGCTCAAGGTCAAGGAGGACGAGCGCTGGCAGGAGGCGATGCGCAAGCGGGGTGTGGAGGACTTCGACCTCGTCATGGTCGACCCGTGGCCGGCCGGCTACATGGGCCCGCAGGACGCGTTCGAGAACAGCCCGACGATCTGCCGTCCGCTCTCCTTCGTCCGCTCGGCACCCGGCGAGCACGGCTACGCCCGCCCCGTCGAGGGCGTCATCGTCACCTACGACATGGACGCCGAGAAGGTGATCGACGTGGTGGACCACGGCGTCGTGCCGCTCCCGCCGAAGTCCGGCAACTACTCCGAGCACCACGGCATGTTCGACCCGGACAACCGCCCTGCGTTCGAGGGCTTCCGCACCGACGTCAAGGACATCGTCATCACCCAACCCGACGGCCCGAGCTACACCGTCGACGGCTACGGCGTGACCTGGCAGAAGTGGGCATTCCGCGTCGCGTTCAACCCGCGCGAAGGCCTCGTCCTGCACACGATCACCTACAACGACAAGGGCGTCGAGCGTCCCATCATGTATCGCGCCGCGCTCTCGGAGATGGTGGTGCCGTACGGCGACGTCGCACCGACCCACTGGAACAAGAACGTCTTCGACATGGGCGAGGTCGGCATGGGCATGAGCGCCAACCCGCTCACCCTCGGCTGTGACTGCCTCGGCGAGATCTTCTACTTCGACGGCATCGTCAACAACTCCGCCGGCGAGGCGGTGACGATCCCCAACGCGGTCTGCATGCACGAGGAGGACTTCGGCATCGCCTGGAAGCACACCGACTTCCGCACCGAGGAGGTCGAGGTGCGTCGCTCGCGGCGACTGGTGATCTCGATGATCTGCACGGTCGGCAACTATGAGTACGGCTTCTTCTGGTACCTCTACACCGACGGCTCGATCGAGTACGAGGTCAAGCTCAGCGGCGTCCTGACCACCGGCTCGTGGGCCGATGAGGAGAAGCCCAAGTACGGCAACCTGGTCGCGCCCGGGATCTACGGCCCGCACCACCAGCACTTCTTCAACGTCCGGATGGACATGGCGATCGACGGTCCGAACAACACCGTCTACGAGATCGATTCGCTGGTGGAGTCGGCGGACGAGAACCCCTACAACAACGCCTGGTACACGCAGGCGACGCCCATCACGTCGGAGAGGGACGGGGCGCGTGACTGGAAGTGGGAGACCAACCGCTACTGGAAGATCGCCTCGGACAAGGTCAACGAGCTGGGGGAGAAGACCGCCTACAAGCTCGAGCCCCGCGCTGTCGTCGCACCGTTCGTCCAGAAGGGCTCCTACATCTACGACCGGGCACGGTTCGTGCAGAAGCCGGTGTGGGTGACGGCGTACGACCCCGAGGAGATGTACGCCGCCGGCGACTACATGGCGCAGTCGGCCGACATGCAGGGACTGCCGGTCTACCTCGAGGACGACGCTCCGTTGGAGAACACCGACGTGGTGCTCTGGTACACCCTCGGTACGCACCACATCGTGAGGCCTGAGGACTGGCCGGTGATGCCGGTGGCCTACATCGGCTTCCACCTCAAGCCGGTCGGTTTCTTCGACGGCAACCCGGCCCTCGACCTTCCGCCGTCGACGCCTGCCGGCGGGCACTGCAGCATGCACCACGGTCACGGGGCGCCGATCGCGTGA
- a CDS encoding DUF5134 domain-containing protein has protein sequence MIGLLPAVGGAAMLAVAAHCGLQLVRLSRTPCAGARSRAEEAVHFLMAVAMAAMFLLPLSRPFGAVLLFGALAGLGWAALRFLARPGLVTGGLCVSTLAMAVMVWVMLPPRTGASAPVEQAMPGMHHVGVPTSGLTVLKTPLLWLSLTVTGVLVGALLSRGRVRDAVMGLGMVAMLGSMV, from the coding sequence GTGATCGGTCTCCTTCCTGCAGTGGGTGGCGCGGCCATGCTGGCCGTCGCCGCCCACTGCGGGCTGCAACTCGTCCGGCTCAGCCGGACGCCCTGTGCCGGAGCCAGGAGTCGTGCCGAGGAGGCGGTGCACTTCCTGATGGCGGTGGCCATGGCGGCGATGTTCCTGCTGCCGCTGTCCCGGCCGTTCGGAGCGGTCCTCCTCTTCGGCGCATTGGCAGGGCTCGGCTGGGCGGCGCTGCGGTTCCTCGCCCGCCCCGGCCTGGTCACCGGCGGCCTCTGCGTGAGCACCCTCGCGATGGCGGTGATGGTCTGGGTGATGCTGCCGCCGCGCACGGGCGCCTCCGCGCCGGTCGAGCAGGCGATGCCGGGCATGCACCATGTCGGCGTACCGACGTCCGGGCTCACGGTGCTGAAGACGCCGCTGTTGTGGCTCTCCCTCACCGTCACCGGGGTACTCGTCGGCGCGCTGCTCTCCCGTGGGCGGGTGCGGGATGCGGTGATGGGGCTCGGCATGGTCGCCATGCTCGGCTCGATGGTCTGA